From the genome of Perca fluviatilis chromosome 8, GENO_Pfluv_1.0, whole genome shotgun sequence:
AAATTATGCAACgcaattattttataaatccCCTTAACTGAAATGTGAGAAACATGCTCACTGTTGAGGCCAGGTATCTGGTCCATTGTCAAACAAGATTAAATTGGCTCCTATTCTGGGAATACGAAACGTGGCATCAAGGTGAAATGTTCTTATCAAGGCACTACATTCTGTTTCCACTCCATTCCTTCCCGCACTGTCCTAAATATCCTTAAAAGGATTGTTTTTCCGGTGCGGTTGATGCTTTATAATGAGATGTTGCGCTACTCACTCGCTGTGTCTCTCTCCACTCAGACGTAGCAGTAAGTATCCTTTATGCATTCCCAATCACActgtttatttgtcatttttacttAACCAGGGTAAATCAGATTTGGAAtttaactgcaatgtctgtgtCTTGCTGCAGGTAATTTGTTGACATGAAATTGAAGTGCATTCTGGGCCTTGCGGTCCTTGTGGCTGTCTCAGCCTGGGCTGAGGAGGAGGTGAGTTTGGCTCCAAATATCAGACatctacattatttttcagtggtGCAATAATCGCTATCATTTTTTACCGAAGTACCGATACAGCAAAGTAAAAATACTACAAGTTAAAGTCTTGCATTCAAAAATCCTACTTAAAGTACAGGCATTTTATCAGCTAAATGTAGGAAACCCCTATGACTGAGCGATTTTTATCTAATTATACACTATATACAATTAGTTTAGTCCAGTGGTTACCCAACCTACGGGTCGGGCCCTTCCACAGGGTCACcagataaatctgaggggtcaTAAAATGGTTAAtgggagaggaaagaagaaaaaaactaagTTTTGATACACacatctgttttaattttttgggacGTTTCTCTAATCGTTGCTTTTTGCGTGAAATATTAAATAGTTAAGCCTCAAAGAGTTATTTATATGAACCCATGTGAGAAGTTTagaaggggggggggtctcTGTAGAGAAACATAACTACACACTGCTGTTTTGTTAAAGCACTTTTCTGATCTTAGATAATGCAATTTATGATACATGTAAAATAGATGTAAAAAAGCAACTACTAACTACATCTGTGAAATGTGGTAAAAAAGTGtataaaacaaaattgaaaagcagtagaaagaagaaagaaagacaatatTACACTGAAGTACAGGACTGGAGTctaaatttgtttttctgtcttttttcctGATATATAATTTCTGGAAAACTCCTGATTCTGTAagtttgtcttgtcttgttttgaAATTGAAACATCCTGAGTGTTATTAGCTTATAGGAAAAAATGCATCGTATGATgataataattaatttaatgaaCTAAAACCTGTATGCTTTACCCACAGGTCGCTGTAAGGCTTTGACTGGTTCAGAGCGGATTGAGAGAGCCAACAGGGACGTTGGTGAGCATTCTTTTGAAAATAAAGTTTAGTTTGTAGCTTTAGCTCTGGTTCCTGTCCCTGACCAACCAGGACCGAAGCCATGAACAATGCTGAGGAAGAAAATGGATCCAAGTTGCAAAAGAAATATCTAAAGAatgttttttaattcttttactCGAAGGTCCACATTTTGCTTTTAGGGATGAAAATCTGGTGGGAAAAATGACTTTTAATtagtattatttatttgaagttttcCAAGTCTTaacaaatgctataaaatattCACCATATTataaaccccaattccaatgaaatgttgtgtaaaacgtaaataaaaacagaatacaatgatttgcaaatccttttcaacctatattcaattgaatacaagatatttaatgttcaaactgatcaactttaacattttgtttgcaaatatttactcattttgaatttgattccTGCAGaacgttccaaaaaagctgggaaGGGGGCATGTTTACCAGTGTGTTACGTCACCTTTCCTTTAAACAACACTCTAAGCATTTGGGAGCTGAGGACACTTATTGTTGAAGCTTTGTAGGTGGGATTATTTCCCCTTCTTGCTTGATGTACGACTTCAGTTTCTCAACAGTCCGGGGTCTCCGTTTTGCGCTTCATACTGGccacacattttcaatgggagacaggtctggactgCAGGCTGGTCCCAACTttattggaattggggtttgtagttgatttaaagagcaatgtgcaggttgAATTTATAACTGAATTAATACTTAATGTTGTCTGAAGaggtcttttaaaaacacataatgTAGAAATTGCTATGTTACACAAAACCTAAAACAGAAATTTTGATGAAAATGGGCCCATTTAAAGCTAGGCTCTGAAATACGCCTTTCTCGCTAGCAAAGCATCATATGACGTAGGCAGAGGCAAATAAGAGCTCGCGCTCTGCTCTCTCATTGTGGATGTAGATGTAGTTAGAGTAGTggtgagagacagagtgagatgTAAAGAAAGTTTTAGATTGAGTTTTAGAGAAGCCATAATGGTAAATTATTCCAGGACATCGTGTCCATCATTTTCCTTCGGTTTGTAGTTGATTTAACAGTACAGAGCATCTCAGTGTTCTTAATCCTGCGACCAGCACGAACCACAAGCCAGATCTTCTTGATGTACTAATGAATAAGTATAAAATGTTCTTGATCTCTGTGTCTGCTGCAGTGCGATCTCCTGGTGAGCCGTACATAGAGGACGATGTTGCGTATGAGTCAGAGGCTGTGAGGAACGCTGACCCCTGCACGTCTGAAGGCTGCATGTGGCCCCGGTCCGCCGACGGGAAGGTCTACGTGGCCTACACCATCTCCAGAGTGTTCTGTGAGTAAAGTTCATTCATACTGGGAAGGTTGTTTGTTCATGCAGCAATTACGATTATTTTACGTTTATAGTGGTGGCGCCCCCCTAGTGGCTTTAGTAATTATGACAGGTTCGAAGCAGAAAGTAATCTTGCATTGTTAGACCTTctgggtctggctagtccacacagcattccaggatgggacaaaaacatgctctggtttattggcatttcttcagaccaatcacaattgtcatgggcgccACTAAGTGCCTCGGACGGAGCcctggtgcctctgcaaaatagcctctggaaggaacttgttttggtggaacatgtgtacgttcaaaagttgttttggtcgtgcaacagaaaactcagattggttcgcttgtctagctagctgtctggatttaccctgcagagatctgaggagcagttaagtcctcacaaatccaccggaggttagaacgccaacacacagAAAGtagaaggggacggacatctggcggaaaagaatttccagcggcaacggggcaatcccggaagtggaagggcTAGGATATGGACTAAGCAGAAAGTAATGTGAGAAAGTATAAGAGTGCCATGTTCCATGTAGGAAGGTATGCTGGGATGTTGCGTctaacaaacacaggactttgaccTAGGAGATTGGGGATCATGTACAGTTATGTTCTAGTTCTACATCCAATAGTTATGAAGatggaaaacgctcctgtgggccGTATTAAATAGTAGTTCacgcaacatgacatcatgactttgtgtcaacatacacgcccactttcttaagccaagtggcgtgttatctgtacccATTTTGAGCGCCttatacagcggacgggttgggtttaggataaCAATAACggtgttgggtttaggaaaagaagaaagcgacagttgagtttaggaaacgtgacacgcgggacacgatcccctggtctcctgggagaaagtcctgtgtttgacccatcctccaccccggCCAACCTCCCTACACAGATTTTCgctctttcatactactcgctacggcgtaaattTGCACGCAATCACAAGGTagtgtaagtcaatggaggccaaatggcGTTGATGCACACACTACAATGTGATTATGTGTCTGGATAACATGCCAATActggcatacaaattggcgtgtcatacatacgccacctcatgagatcagtctggttcacgaaacaaaagaagaaattgGCAATCAATTTAAAACTGATAGGAATTCCAATCAGGTGTCTTTGGTTTAACGTGTATTCATCCCACAAAACATTTGAATGTCAGTTTTCTGTAAAATCTTATCAATTGTTGACGCAAAGATaatgtacattaaatatcataGCATTATGTCAGGCTTGTAGCATCAACTTTAAAGTGCTTTTTCCTTTCCCAGCCCCTCGTGCGGTGGCCATCATTACGCGTGGTCTGCAGTCCTTCCACGAAGTCTCCTGTATCCGCTTCGTCCAACGCACCGGCCAGAGAGACTACCTGAATATCCAGTCCCTTAACGGGTGAGCATCAGTGCTGGACTACATTTacacaagtagcctactgtcctaaagtacaaatttgagtaTCTTAAATGATCACATGCCACTTAAAAGATTGAAATATTGTACCTGTTATTACATCTTTACTactactttagttactttacaaattaagatgttTGCTCACAAAACACGACAACATGACAATGTCAAAGTACAGATGAAAAGATGTGACAAATTATCAATGTCACAAAATGAATTGTCACGTTTCACTTTTCatgcaaaaaacattttcatgctTCCAGTTTCTCAAATATGCTGCTTTTAATTTGTTCATTTTGATCTAGATTTTGCTTTGAATATCTCTTAAACTTACATTTTCGTGATCATACTTGCATACTTTtacatgtagtggagtatttctacagtgtggtattaggaCTTTAACTTGACTTTGGGGGttgcagtagctcagtccgttgGGAGTTGGGTTGAGAACCAGTGACCAGGGTCACTGCTTCAAGGCTGGTTTCGagggtggactggtagctggagagctgccagttcacctcctgggcactgccaagatgCTGTTGAGCAAGGTGCTGTTGAGCAAGGCACTGCGCTCCTCCCAGCAGTCGCAGCCCCCtctctctgacatctctccatttgtgcatgtatttCAGGGCCTGTGTGTAGTGCGTTGTATCAACAGAGTGAAAACGTAATTTTATATAattgtataaaataaattaaatgaaaggaTCTGAATTCTTCCTCCACCGCTGCTGAGCATGTAGCCTCATTTCCACGAGGCAAGGTTGCCTTCAGGAAGCAATAGTTGATGTATTTTCATGTCTGCCAAACCAAAACCAACAGTACATTGACCGAGATGTGTCCTGAATCATTACAGGTGCTACTCCTACCTCGGCCGTCTCGGCAATGGGCAGGATCTGTCCCTGGATCGTTCAGGCTGCGTTTACCACCACACTGTCCAGCATGAGGTGCTCCACGCGCTGGGCTTCCACCACGAGCAGAAACGCTCCGACCGGGACGAGTACATCCGCCCTGTGCTGGAGAACGTCATCCCTGGTTTGCACTTTATTTAACGCAGGGTTTTCCCTAGCATTATAAggcttaggtgcagcacccaaaCCATACTGGGCACCACCTAAGCCAAATAaatgtaactaaattacttttgtGATTATAGTTGGAcctctttagcaagttttgccTTCAAGCTttttgagttttatttattatctgctctagctatTCTAATGTTTTAGCAACggtgtaatttacaggggggatggtggttgccccccccccctccccctccccctcccaataatcaaaactgtcTCCCAAAAAACttatataatttcctttacataaataaagacatttgaacCATAcgttgatgcagaaaaggcacaaattgttgcaaaaacattcaccagaatgcagaaaatgaagtgattGATGTTGAAAATTTTAATTCCCTAAACCCCCCGCC
Proteins encoded in this window:
- the LOC120563408 gene encoding high choriolytic enzyme 1-like, producing MKLKCILGLAVLVAVSAWAEEEALTGSERIERANRDVVRSPGEPYIEDDVAYESEAVRNADPCTSEGCMWPRSADGKVYVAYTISRVFSPRAVAIITRGLQSFHEVSCIRFVQRTGQRDYLNIQSLNGCYSYLGRLGNGQDLSLDRSGCVYHHTVQHEVLHALGFHHEQKRSDRDEYIRPVLENVIPGQEHNFDKILTLNQGTPYDYGSVMHYHRYAFSKNNQPTLVAIPDPSVQFGQASEMSKMDIIRLNKLYC